The Aspergillus fumigatus Af293 chromosome 5, whole genome shotgun sequence nucleotide sequence GCAACCGGGCGCAGGTATGTTTGGGGCGGAGCGGGCGTCTACACTAGAAAGTGAAGGAATGtgagctgcagatgctgataCAGTGGGGCACAGGCATATATCAAACTTGAGGCGTATGGTTTTGCGATCGCGGATGCCACCAAGGCTCTGGAGCTGGACCCCTCGTATGTCAAGGTGGGTCGAATGTGCATTTTCCCGAGGCACTTGTTGCGAAAATACTGGCTGACCGCGCTGCTAGGCATACTGGAGAAGAGCTCTTGCGAACACCGCCATATTGAACTACCGCGAAGCCCTCAAAGACTTCAAGGCTGTCGTGAAAAAGGAGCCCAACAACCGCGATGCGAAACTAAAGCTGGCAGAGTGCGAGAAGCTTGTGCGGCGGTTAGAGTTTGAGAAGGCAATTGAGGTTGGGGAGCCGCCGTCTGCGTTTGAGGACTTGGACATTGATGCGATTGCCGTCGATTCCTCCTATGACGGTGTTCggttggagaaggagatgacTCAAGAATTCATCGATGATATGATTGAGAGGTTCAAgaacggcaagaagatccatCGCAAGTACGCGTTCCAAATCATCAAGGCTGTCAAGGATATCGTCTATGCGGAACCGACGATGGTCGAGATCGGTGTGGAGGAGGGTACTAAGTTGACGGTTTGTGGTGACACACACGGTGAGTTTGGTTTTCTGTCCGGTGTACGGTACCTTGACCGCTGAACATTGTGCTAGGCCAATTCTTCGACCTTCTAAACATCTTCAACATAAATGGCTACCCCTCCGAGACGCACGCATACCTCTTCAACGGCGACTTCGTCGACCGTGGTTCGTGGTCCACCGAGATTGCCCTGCTCCTCTACGCATATAAGTGGCTCCGCCCCAACCGCATCTTCTTGAATAGGGGCAATCACGAGACCGATGACATGAACAAGGTCTATGGTTTCGAGGGTGAGTGCAAAGCCAAGTACAACGAACGCCTGTTCAAGGTCTTTTCCGAGTCCTTCTCCGCGCTGCCCCTGGCCACATTGATTGGCAGCAAGTATCTTGTCCTGCACGGTGGCCTCTTCTCTGACGACAAGGTCACCTTGGACGATATCCGGAAACTGAACCGCCACAACCAACGACAGCCCGGACAACAAGGcctgatgatggagatgctCTGGACGGACCCTCAGACCGAACCGGGCCGCGGGCCCAGTAAGAGAGGCGTTGGCCTGCAGTTCGGGCCCGATGTAACGAAGCGCTTCTGCGAGAAGAACGGGCTAGAAGCCATCATTCGGTCGCACGAGGTCCGCATGGAAGGTTACGAGGTCGAGCACGACGGACGGTGCATCACCGTCTTCTCTGCACCCAAATACTGCGACACTACCGAGAACAAGGGCGCATTCATCAACATTGGACCCGAACTCAAGCTTGACTTCAAGGTCTTTGAAGCAGTGCCTCATCCTGACATCAGGCCAATGGTAAACCCTGTCCTTTCGTGTCTGCTCAAATTACAAAGCTGACTATGTCTCTCTAGGCTTATGCGCAGAACTCCatcttgtcgatgatgtGATATGACCTTTACGAACTCAGCACTGGTTGGCGTTTGTTTTGGATGGCAGGAAGATCTCCCTTGTTTGGTCAGAACATAACGGCCTCTGGTTATGGGATTTAGATGCTACATATGGATGTTTTGGGATAACAGACGTGGTGTATCTATTTCTTTTGATCTATGTTTTCGATCCCTTGCATAGCGGAACAATCTGTGATCGAGATCGACACACGATAGCTTTTgaataaaaaaaaacaaTTATCCAAATTGCTTTAGCTTGAAAATGTCGTTctcttgagcttctcaatgCAGTGGAATGGAGAGGTAATCGGTCACAATTGCTCCTAAACCGAATTTCCCTATGAAGCCGTTCACCGGGCAATTATCCGCCCACTTTGACCCCACGCAGTCCAGCTCATGAGCCATCGTCATTTCAACCCTGGCTAtctttcttgcttttctttctcaaTCTATTAGACTTTTCAAAAATCTTCCCTACCCAAAAATTCTGACCGAATCGGACAAAATATGGAATACGACCCCAAGATCCGTATGTTTCCCATTCTCTCTCCAAGGAGGGGTAGACCGATCTAACCCCGCCGTCCTTCATCCTCACAGCGCAATACCTCACCTCTGATCCTTCCAGCTTCGGCTACGTCTCCGCTCGCGAGCGGTGGCCGGTCATCATCGTACGTCTTTTCGCGCCTTTGGCTGTTTTGGAAATTCGCATTGACTGATGAGGGAGGGTAATAGACCAGCGCAATCGACGATCTTCACCGCACCGTAGCCGACGTCATCGACGAGGAGAAACgcaaggagggcaaggtTATCATTGAGGAACTGGCGAAGCTGAAATATGAAATTCAGCACGACAGGAAGCTGACGTATGTGATTTCATCCTTCAATTTGTATCAAAGAATGGCTGATTGATTGTACTTTTCCTGATTAGACCGCTTCCCGACGATGGCGAGCCAGGTATTGCCGAGTATAACCAGGAATTGGAGCAGAGGGGAACGCCCTCATGGCAGAATGCGTCGTGGTTGTTCTCAGAATGCTATCTTTGTGCGTTTCGAAATATATATACGTGGTAATGCGGGCAGTGCTGACGAAGACAGACCGGCGCGTCAGTACTCTCTTTGCACTGTCGAAGAACTGGAAGGGTTACGATGTTTTCTCCCGGCAGAAGATGTCTACATTCAAGTCATCGCGTCCGGCGGTGTTGGAGCTAGCGGCGCGGTACCACGAGCTCGCGCTTCAGGCACAGAAAGGCAAGGGGGTGGACGGCAAGGCcgtggaggagatcgaggaagCCGAGCGATTACTCTTCTCTGAAATGTGCGAGATCTGTCTGTGGGGTAACGCGACAGATCTTTCTCTTTTGACGTCTCTCACATACGAGGAtatccagaagctgcagggTTCCAAGGCGCGCAAAGCGGCCGAGGAGAACATCCTCATCAACGATCTGGACGCCGCCTTTGATGCACTCGCCAAGGcgcagaaggagaagaaggacggCGAGCGCCGCGTGGATATCGTGCTTGATAACTCTGGCTTTGAGCTGTTCGTGGATCTCATCCTGGCCGGCTACCTCCTCTCGGCGGGCCTAGCAACAACCGTGGTACTCCATCCCAAGGTGATCCCATGGTTCGTCTCAGACGTTACCCCTCGGGACTTTATGGATCTCCTCAACGCTCTGGCGGACGCACAGGGCTTCTATACGGCCCCGGACGAGACAGGACGCGAGTACGAGCCCCTCTCCGAGAAGGAACTGGCTGAGGTGAAATTCCTGTTTGATCAGTGGAGTAAATTCCACAGCGAGGGCAAACTGGTCATCCGTCCCCACGCTTTCTGGACCGCTGGTGGCTCTTACTGGCGGATGCCCTACGTTGCACCCGATCTGTTTGAGGATTTGAAGCAGAGCGAACTCGTCCTGTTCAAGGGTGATTTGAACTACCGGAAATTGACTAACGACGTGAGTTTCTCCTCAGCTCCACATAATGGTGTTTATTTCCGTGGCTAACCACTTGACAGGCCGCCTGGGACCCAACAACCCCCTTTACAACAGCCATTGGCCCTCTGGGCCCCAGCTCCGGCATACGCATTCTCTCCTTCCGCACCTGCAAAGCAGATGTTGTTGTGGGTCTGAAGCCAGGTGAAGACGAGAAACTCCGTGAGACGCAAGGCGGGGACAACCCCAAGGCGCGGAAGTGGGCATGGAGCGGCAAGTATGCTGTCATCTCTTTCTGTGACGGTAAAGCGTAACTGTATGTCCTGTAATTGAATAGagtatataatataatagaGGATCATCATATATGACAATCTCCGCAATATCCTGGCACCATTCTAGTGAACTTCCAGCTGCGTTCACCTCACTCACATCGAACCAATGGCTTCTCGTCATATTGCTCGCTCCGCGCCCTGAACAACAGTGGTTTCATCATCGAAAGTTTACAACATCCGTGGCACGCCTGGCCAGGTTCCTTCCAGGAGCGCATCATGCCAGCCCGAATATTATTAACTGATTCCCTGTCAAAGGGCTTGGCAGATAATGGGGCCACTCTAGTCATAGGGTGTTGTTAAAATTGTACAGTTGAATGGGCCAGGTCGGGGAATTCAAGCACTGACTGCCAGATATGTTAATCTCAGCCTCTCAGATTGGCCGCACAATCAGATCGGACGTATGGCTCACACAGTCTGCGATAGGTACAAGAAATGCCATCGTTTATAATGTTATCCAATGAGTCACATATCTGCTTAGCGAAATGCTGGAGTAGGCCTAAACATTCTCAAGATGTTCGCCAGGAGATGGCAGGAGCCTTCTCCTGAGTGTCTTCAATCACTGATCTATCGCGTCCCCGTGCATTGATGTGAGCAAGGCTTGTATGCCCatgcctctttctctccttgtGAAGTTCATTCGAAATTTTGACGGCTGTTTTCTGTGGATTGGTGAAGAGATAatcgatctcctccagcgtcaAATTGGCTGTTTCAGGATAGCAGAAATATACCAACGGCACGAAGGCAAAGTTCGTGCACATGAATATCAAGTAAGCCTTCCACTGCAGccggttgatgatgatgggtgtGATCATGACAACGAAGAAATTCTGCATGCAGATGATCAGCAACCGACGCTCAAAAGGCAAGACACTCAACTCACCCAGATCCAGTTCGAAGAAATCCCCACGGCGGTTCCTTTCGCTCTGGCGTGAAGAGGCAGGATCTCCGGCACGTAGACCCAAGGGATGCAGTTGACAGATGCGCCGAAGATGAGCATGTAGAGAAAGAAGAACGCAACGGAGGCTGAGGACGTTGCATGCTCGTTtgcctttcccttgaagctCAGGAGAATGGATACCATCATCATACAGAGCCCTAAGCCAAAGGAGCCCCACATCATGGGGACCCGACGGCCGACACGGTCCACGAAGAAGGTAGGGAAGAAGCTGCCGATGACGAACATGATTTGTACGCAGCCTCCGATAATGAGCGAGAGGTTCTTGCTGAGGCCGACGTTACTGTTGAGAACTGTGGGTATGAAGTAGCTACGGTCTTTGTCAGTGACGGGACGAGATAAAAGTTTCGCAAGCACTCCATACACTACAAGATTGATGCCGCCGACTTGATTCATAAACTGCATACCATAGGCTAGAAGGCTATCCCGCGAATTAGCCGAGTACATATAAGGATTGACGATACTTACACCCGATGGCCTGTCGAAACTTCGTCGCGCTTGAATATGTTTCTGATCCAGTCAGTCCGTTAGAAGCATTCATCCTTCTGAACATTAACTCCTACCTCCACTTATACCCCCCATGTTTTGTCTCAAGTTCGAGCGCCTCAAGAATCTCTTTCTGTTCTGCCACGATCTTGGGATCGTCCTTTGGAAGACCATTGACATCGCTTAGAATCTGGAGCGCTTCGTCGTTGCGCTGTTCCTTATAACAGTATCGGGGAGACTCCGGCAGCCCAAAGACCAGAATAATCACAACCTTGACACATTGTTAGATGGCACCTCTCGCTTGCCGCAATATGCGACTTACGAAAGCGAAGATCAACTGACACGCAATGGGCAGTCGCCAGGCAATCTGACCACCAACAAAGCTCATTCCGTAGTCGAAGAAATAGCTGATGACAATTCCCACGCCGACAAGCAAAGGCTCACTGCACACCAGTTTGCCGCGCTTCGAAGCCTCGCATAACTCGGCTTGATACATGGGAACGGTGGAGGTCTCAATGCCCGTGCCAATGCCCGTGACAAACCTCCCTACCATCAGGTGGGCAACAGAAAATGCTGATGTTTGCAACGAGGCACCAATCTGCTCGTCTGGTCAGACAATCGTCGCAAGCTCGAGTTATCACAGCAACGCACAATTATCCATGTCATTGCAACCCACATGGCCCGCCGCCGTCCCAGCCATTCCGCGACAACAAAGTTGAAGATACACCCTGTGAAGCAGCCAAGGTTATATATGGAGACAATGATTCCCATAAGGCTATCTCCTGGATGATGCATAGTATAGAGGAAGTCTTCGTTCTCGACGATACCGCTAAATACTCCTTGATCGTAGCCTAAGATGGATTAATCAAGTCCAACAAAAAGAACGCAGAGACGAAACACCTTACCAAAAAGTATGAAAGCCATCCCACAAGCTGCCCATATGGCAGCTTGCAGGGTGAAGCCTGTTCCAAGCATATTAATCTTGACCATCCTTGATTTCTCTGCTCAATCTCCGACACGCAGAATTCTGCACCTATCTACAAGG carries:
- the ppt1 gene encoding protein serine/threonine phosphatase PPT1; the encoded protein is MAASDLEAATALKVQGNKAFAEHEWPTAVEFYTQAIDKYDREPSFFSNRAQAYIKLEAYGFAIADATKALELDPSYVKAYWRRALANTAILNYREALKDFKAVVKKEPNNRDAKLKLAECEKLVRRLEFEKAIEVGEPPSAFEDLDIDAIAVDSSYDGVRLEKEMTQEFIDDMIERFKNGKKIHRKYAFQIIKAVKDIVYAEPTMVEIGVEEGTKLTVCGDTHGQFFDLLNIFNINGYPSETHAYLFNGDFVDRGSWSTEIALLLYAYKWLRPNRIFLNRGNHETDDMNKVYGFEGECKAKYNERLFKVFSESFSALPLATLIGSKYLVLHGGLFSDDKVTLDDIRKLNRHNQRQPGQQGLMMEMLWTDPQTEPGRGPSKRGVGLQFGPDVTKRFCEKNGLEAIIRSHEVRMEGYEVEHDGRCITVFSAPKYCDTTENKGAFINIGPELKLDFKVFEAVPHPDIRPMAYAQNSILSMM
- a CDS encoding damage-control phosphatase ARMT1 family protein, which codes for MEYDPKIPQYLTSDPSSFGYVSARERWPVIITSAIDDLHRTVADVIDEEKRKEGKVIIEELAKLKYEIQHDRKLTPLPDDGEPGIAEYNQELEQRGTPSWQNASWLFSECYLYRRVSTLFALSKNWKGYDVFSRQKMSTFKSSRPAVLELAARYHELALQAQKGKGVDGKAVEEIEEAERLLFSEMCEICLWGNATDLSLLTSLTYEDIQKLQGSKARKAAEENILINDLDAAFDALAKAQKEKKDGERRVDIVLDNSGFELFVDLILAGYLLSAGLATTVVLHPKVIPWFVSDVTPRDFMDLLNALADAQGFYTAPDETGREYEPLSEKELAEVKFLFDQWSKFHSEGKLVIRPHAFWTAGGSYWRMPYVAPDLFEDLKQSELVLFKGDLNYRKLTNDAAWDPTTPFTTAIGPLGPSSGIRILSFRTCKADVVVGLKPGEDEKLRETQGGDNPKARKWAWSGKYAVISFCDGKA
- a CDS encoding putative MFS sugar transporter; protein product: MHHPGDSLMGIIVSIYNLGCFTGCIFNFVVAEWLGRRRAMWVAMTWIIIGASLQTSAFSVAHLMVGRFVTGIGTGIETSTVPMYQAELCEASKRGKLVCSEPLLVGVGIVISYFFDYGMSFVGGQIAWRLPIACQLIFAFVVIILVFGLPESPRYCYKEQRNDEALQILSDVNGLPKDDPKIVAEQKEILEALELETKHGGYKWSYFIPTVLNSNVGLSKNLSLIIGGCVQIMFVIGSFFPTFFVDRVGRRVPMMWGSFGLGLCMMMVSILLSFKGKANEHATSSASVAFFFLYMLIFGASVNCIPWVYVPEILPLHARAKGTAVGISSNWIWNFFVVMITPIIINRLQWKAYLIFMCTNFAFVPLVYFCYPETANLTLEEIDYLFTNPQKTAVKISNELHKERKRHGHTSLAHINARGRDRSVIEDTQEKAPAISWRTS